A portion of the Aerosakkonema funiforme FACHB-1375 genome contains these proteins:
- a CDS encoding DUF3143 domain-containing protein — translation MIMLPADTPLYNHPLPEIEQWLRDRGCEQDRNELHCWRVERSTWKAELCLDIDQLTVRYIEAGENGKDIQRAFKYSLTRRDIEAAVFSGP, via the coding sequence ATGATTATGCTTCCAGCCGATACCCCTTTGTACAACCATCCCCTCCCGGAAATAGAACAGTGGCTAAGAGATCGGGGATGCGAACAAGACCGCAACGAACTGCATTGCTGGCGAGTCGAACGATCGACCTGGAAAGCCGAACTGTGCCTAGATATAGATCAACTGACCGTGCGTTACATAGAAGCAGGAGAAAACGGTAAAGACATCCAACGCGCCTTCAAATACTCCCTCACTCGTCGCGATATCGAAGCAGCGGTTTTCTCTGGCCCATAA
- a CDS encoding isoprenyl transferase, with translation MTAKQTLLQELPADLDRERLPRHVAVIMDGNGRWAKRQGLPRIVGHRRGVDALKDLLRCCRDWGVEALTAYAFSTENWGRPLEEVDFLMTLFERVLRQELREMMEENVQIRFVGNLNALPRSLQAEIERSMNETKDNQGIKFTVATNYGGRQEIVQAARAIAHQVQQGLLQPEQIDEALFQKHLYTSGICDPDLLIRTSGEMRISNFLLWQMAYAEIYITETLWPDFDRTEFHRALCDYQKRDRRFGKV, from the coding sequence ATGACTGCTAAGCAAACTCTCTTACAAGAACTGCCTGCCGATCTAGACCGAGAACGACTGCCCAGGCACGTTGCGGTGATTATGGATGGAAATGGTCGGTGGGCTAAGCGACAGGGGCTACCTCGGATCGTGGGCCATCGCCGGGGGGTTGATGCGCTTAAGGATTTATTGCGCTGTTGTAGGGATTGGGGCGTGGAAGCGCTGACTGCCTACGCTTTTTCTACGGAGAATTGGGGACGCCCGCTGGAGGAAGTTGATTTTTTGATGACTCTGTTTGAGCGGGTGTTGCGGCAGGAGCTGCGGGAGATGATGGAGGAGAATGTTCAAATTCGGTTTGTGGGTAATTTGAATGCTCTGCCTCGATCGCTCCAAGCAGAGATTGAGCGATCGATGAACGAAACTAAGGACAATCAGGGTATTAAGTTTACTGTGGCGACGAATTACGGTGGACGCCAGGAAATTGTGCAGGCAGCTCGAGCGATCGCGCATCAGGTGCAACAAGGTCTCCTGCAACCGGAACAAATTGATGAAGCGTTATTTCAAAAGCATCTTTATACTTCAGGTATTTGCGACCCGGATTTATTGATTCGCACGAGTGGGGAAATGCGAATTAGCAATTTTCTCCTCTGGCAAATGGCTTATGCGGAAATTTATATTACTGAAACTCTGTGGCCTGATTTTGACAGAACCGAGTTTCATCGAGCTTTGTGCGATTATCAAAAACGCGATCGTCGTTTTGGAAAAGTGTAG